One genomic region from Nitrospirota bacterium encodes:
- a CDS encoding rhodanese-like domain-containing protein translates to MDTASTILLSVLALFLIVKLFGVLSRLGIKQVTPRELDQKKGMVLLDVRTNKEYEQGHIPGAVHIPLSEIGDKIKKLKKDKELVVYCRNGSQSIWAIKRLMGMGYKNLANLKGGYHAWKRAHR, encoded by the coding sequence TTGGATACTGCATCAACAATACTGCTTTCCGTCCTCGCCCTGTTCCTGATCGTGAAGCTCTTCGGCGTTCTCAGCCGGCTGGGGATCAAACAGGTTACACCCCGCGAACTTGACCAGAAAAAGGGGATGGTACTTCTCGACGTGCGCACAAACAAGGAGTACGAACAGGGGCACATACCCGGTGCGGTCCACATCCCGCTGTCCGAGATCGGCGACAAGATCAAGAAGCTCAAGAAGGACAAGGAACTTGTGGTCTATTGCCGGAACGGGAGCCAGAGCATCTGGGCCATCAAGCGCCTGATGGGCATGGGCTATAAGAACCTCGCGAACCTGAAAGGCGGCTACCATGCCTGGAAAAGAGCTCATCGCTGA